The Gemmatimonas phototrophica region CGGTAGCCAGAGAGTTACCAACCACGTCGGCACTGATATGCGCCGCAAAGGTGGCCGCTTCGGTGCGCCAGACGCGCGCCGGCGCGCCTTCGAAGCCCGACGGACCGGGCGTATCGAGCAGGCGCTTGAGAAAGGCGATGGAGGATTCGGAAAGCATGCAGCAAATATAGGTGCTATTCTCAAGGCATGACCCTCCTGCTTCTCGCCATCGGACTCGGCGCCGGCATCCTGTCGGGCGTCTTCGGCATCGGCGGCGGCATCATCATCGTGCCGGCGCTGGTCTACCTCGCCAAGATGTCCCCGCAGCAGGCCGCGGGCACGTCACTCGCCGCGCTCGTCCTCCCCCTCGGCGCCGCCGTGGGCGCCTGGACGTACTACAAGGCCGGCCACCTCGATCCCAAATACGCCCTCCTCATCGCCCTCGGCATGGCCGTAGGCGCATTCGGCGGCAGCTGGATCGCCACCAACATCGACGGCGACCTGCTGCGCAAGGCGTTCGCGGTGCTGATGGTGATCATGGCCGTCAAAATGTGGGTGGGGTAGGAGACGCCAGACGTTCCGACCGGAGAGGTCGGACGACGAGGTCAGAGCGTTGCGAGTCGCGAGGTGCGATGGATATCGAATGTGAGAGTGTCGAGATACCTATGACGATGAGAGGTCCGAGTAGGTGCCTCCGCACGTCTGTACCCCTCACGGATGCCGCTGGCCGCAGTCTCCGCCGTTACTCGGTAACCCGATAACCCATAACCCATAACGCCGTTTCCATCGCAACTCGCAACGCTCAGATCTCAGATCTCAACTCTCAACTTTCACCGCGTGGTGTGTCTCTACTGGCGAGAACAGCGTCGGCGCAAAGATCGACGCCATCGCTTCTATGCCGTCAACCACGCGCGGTCCCGGTCGTGACGTGAGGCCGTTCGCGTCGAGCGCCCACACTTGTTTGCCGGCCATCCAGCTCCACTCCGGCAACGTGAGGCAGCGCTTCGCTTCCGCAGTCGCCGCTGCGAGCGAATAGCCGCAGGGCGCAAAGAGTACGATGTCCGGATCGCCCGCGCGCAGGGCGTCCATGTCGATGGGCGACGAGTGTGTGCCCGCCACGCCCAGCACATCGAGGCCGCCGGCGCGCGCGATCTGCTCCGGGCCCCAGTGCCCCGCGACGTACAGTGGGTCGGTCCACTCCACCAGCGCCACGCGCGGACGCGGGGCCTGCGCGCCCTTGAGCGTGAGATGCACATGCTTTACGCGGTCCCGCAATCCGGCCAGCAGTTCATCGGCTTCGTCGCGCATGTCCACCGCATCGGCGACGGCCTGGATATCGCCGTAAATGCCGTCGAGTGTTTCGCCCTTGAGCGTCACGACTACCGGCGCCGGCGTGATCTTCGCGGCCAGTGCCCGCACATCGGTCTCACTCACGGCGCACACATCGCACAGCGCCTGCGTGAGAATCACCGTGGGGTGCAGTGCGGTAATGCGCTTCTCGTCGAGCGTGAAGAGCGCGATGCCCTGATGGTTGTGCTCACGCACCGCCGCATCAATCGCAGCCGGGTCGTGGGTGTCGGGAATGGCGCTCTTGGTAACCCGCGCCCGCGACCCCACCACATCGGGGTAGTCGCACTCGTGGGTAATGCCCACGAGATGATCCGTAGCGCCCAGCAGGGCCACAATCTCCGTGGCGGCGGGCAGGAGGGAGACGATTCGCATGCCCGAGTATGCAGTCGCGCGTGTGCTTGCGGAACCGCCCGCGAGGGGCCGGACACCCCCTTCGCGCGTTGCTTCGGGGACGGCCGAGCGCTGGCGCGCCGGCGTCGCCCCCTCAGAGACGCGCGGCGGCGGGTCCGGCCCCTCGTGGGCTGGCCGTGACCCGCGGGACTGAGAACTCAGCGCTCAGACTCCAAACGCAAAACCCGAACGCACAACCCGGAACTGATCAGTTCCGATTGGTGAGTCAGGGTTTCGAGTCTTGGGTTGAGGCGGCCTCATGTGCTACATGAAACATTGCTCATATATGAACAATACTTTATATACGCGCGGGTATCTCTCAGTCCCCCCCAACTCCCCCGCAATGAAACGATCGCTCGTTCCTGCTCTGGCCTTGCTGATGGCCGGTGTCGCCACCCCACTCACGGCTCAGTCCGCCTGCACGACCTCCTTCACCGGGTTCCCCGCCGCCACCTTTGGCGGCAGTGGCATTCCCAACAATCCGGTGCAGGTCACGCAGTGCCAGCAGTTGGGTCTCACGCTCGTGCTGGGCGCGTCGCAGCGCTTCAGCAATCCGCCGCTCACGAACGACGGCAACGGCACCTATACCGCCCTGGCGGGCATCGACAACAATCCGCCCAGCCCCGCCGATCCGTATGCCCGTTGGAATTTCAACTGGTACATCGGTGGCACGAACGCGCGGAACTACAATTACCGACTCTTCTACGATTTCAATCCCGCCGCCAGTAACGGTGGCCTCGGGTGGGTGCGCACCGTTGGTTCGTTTGCGCTCCCCAACCCGTCGCAGGGCTCGTGGAACCTCGGCATGGATTTCCTCGACCCCATCATCGACATCCCTTTCGTGATCGATGATCCCAACTACCCCACGTTCGATCCGAACGCGGTGGGTGCCTATTCTTTCCGTCTCGCGGCGTACGAAAAAGATGGAGCATTGGGACTGCGTGACGGCAATCGTATCGCGATGGCCAGCATCATGGTGAACACCACCACCGTGCCAGAGCCCTCCACGGTCGCCCTCATGGCCGCCGGTATCCTCGGCCTGGCCGCCGCCGCCCGCCGTCGTCGCGCCTAACCAACTGGTGCCCCGCGTAAACAAAGCGCCCGGCATCTGCCGGGCGCTTTGTGCAACGAGCCACAGGGAGAGGCGGTGTCAGCCCCGAGCCGATCATCACCCCGCTGCGCGTCTCTGAGGGGGCGGTCGGGACACGCGTGGCTGGCATCTCAATACTCAAACTCACAGCTCACGGCTTGAGCTTTGAGCTGTGAGTGCGAGTTTTGAGTAATGAGTATTACTTGGCGTACACCAATCGCCCGCCCAGGTAAGTCGCCAGCACGGAGGTGCGCAGCACCATCTCCGCCGGCACCTTCATGATGTCCTGATCGAGAATCACGAAGTCCGCGTACTTCCCCGGCGTAATGCTCCCCATCTCCTGCTCCTGAAAGCCCGCGTACGCCGGCCACAGCGTCATGCTGCGTAGCGCGTCTTCGCGCGACATGCGTTCGGCGGGAAACCAGCCCCCCATGGGCCAGTCGCGCGCGTCCTGCCGGGCAATGCTGGCGTGGAACGAGATGAGCGGGTTCACCTCTTCCACCGGGAAATCCGAACCGTTGGGAATCACCACCCCCGTCTGCAGCAGCGACTGCCACGCGTAGGCGCCGTAGAGCCGAGTGGGCCCCAGCCGCTTGCCAATCCAGTACATGTCGCTCGTCTGGTGGCTGGCCTGCATGCTGGGAATGACGCCCAGCTGCGCGAAGCGCGGGATGTCGTCCTGATGCAGAATCTGGGCGTGCTCCACGCGGAAGCGATGGTTCGCCATCGGCGTCTTGTCCAACGCCTTTTCGTACGCGTCGAGCACCACGCGGTTGCCACGATCGCCAATGGCGTGCGTGTTGATCTGGAAGCCCGCCTTGAGCCCGGCTTCGGCCACTTCTTGAATGTGCGCCGGCGCCGAGAGCAGCAGGCCGGTGTTGTTGGCGTCGTCGCTGTAGGGCTCCAGCAGTGCG contains the following coding sequences:
- a CDS encoding ABC transporter substrate-binding protein; the protein is MRIVSLLPAATEIVALLGATDHLVGITHECDYPDVVGSRARVTKSAIPDTHDPAAIDAAVREHNHQGIALFTLDEKRITALHPTVILTQALCDVCAVSETDVRALAAKITPAPVVVTLKGETLDGIYGDIQAVADAVDMRDEADELLAGLRDRVKHVHLTLKGAQAPRPRVALVEWTDPLYVAGHWGPEQIARAGGLDVLGVAGTHSSPIDMDALRAGDPDIVLFAPCGYSLAAATAEAKRCLTLPEWSWMAGKQVWALDANGLTSRPGPRVVDGIEAMASIFAPTLFSPVETHHAVKVES
- a CDS encoding PEP-CTERM sorting domain-containing protein, with the protein product MKRSLVPALALLMAGVATPLTAQSACTTSFTGFPAATFGGSGIPNNPVQVTQCQQLGLTLVLGASQRFSNPPLTNDGNGTYTALAGIDNNPPSPADPYARWNFNWYIGGTNARNYNYRLFYDFNPAASNGGLGWVRTVGSFALPNPSQGSWNLGMDFLDPIIDIPFVIDDPNYPTFDPNAVGAYSFRLAAYEKDGALGLRDGNRIAMASIMVNTTTVPEPSTVALMAAGILGLAAAARRRRA
- a CDS encoding sulfite exporter TauE/SafE family protein, with translation MTLLLLAIGLGAGILSGVFGIGGGIIIVPALVYLAKMSPQQAAGTSLAALVLPLGAAVGAWTYYKAGHLDPKYALLIALGMAVGAFGGSWIATNIDGDLLRKAFAVLMVIMAVKMWVG